In Diachasmimorpha longicaudata isolate KC_UGA_2023 unplaced genomic scaffold, iyDiaLong2 ctg00000132.1, whole genome shotgun sequence, one genomic interval encodes:
- the LOC135171969 gene encoding ribosome biogenesis protein BRX1 homolog, with protein MTNKSLKRKREMENVKQGIPKDEGEVLPAKRSSDEPPVKREKWTNRQRVLVFASRGINHRDRHLMEDLKSLMPHHRTEAKMERQKNLQVVNEICEAKNCNKAVLFEGRRKRDLYMWFSNVKSGPSAKFLVENIYTMGEMKVTGNCLKGSRPILSFDENFSKNPHYALLRELFTQIFGVPNHHPKSKPFFDHIYTFSVLDNRIYFRNYQILTEDGGLAEIGPRFILNPVKIFAGSFGGETLWDNYFYISPAKYRQAVNKKAGGKYINRLEQKTAQKAHKPEVSYAFNPLDDIFK; from the exons atgacaaacAAGTCACTGAAACGGAaaagggaaatggaaaatgtgaAGCAAGGAATACCTAAGGACGAGGGAGAAGTCCTTCCTGCTAAGAGGTCGTCAGATGAGCCACCAGTTAAAAGG GAAAAATGGACGAACCGACAAAGGGTCTTGGTCTTCGCGTCCAGAGGGATAAATCATCGAGACCGTCACTTGATGGAGGATTTGAAGTCACTCATGCCTCATCATCGAACAGAAGCTAAAATGGAAAGGCAGAAGAACCTCCAGGTGGTGAACGAGATTTGCGAAGCCAAAAATTGTAACAAGgcggttttattcgaagggaggaggaAGAGAGATCTCtacatgtggttttcaaatgtcaAAAGTGGTCCCTCTGCCAAATTTTtggttgagaata tttacacaatgggagaaatgaaagtgacaggcaattgcctaaagggatcacgtccaattctctccttcgatgagaacttttcaaaaaatcctcactacgccctcctgcgaGAGTTGTtcacccagatatttggtgtgcccaaccaccaccccaaaagcaagcccttcttcgaccacatctacacattcagcgtcctggacaacaggatatacTTCAGAAACTAccagatcctgactgaagatggaggattagCAGAAATAGGTCCcagatttattttaaatccagtgaaaatattcgccgggagtttcgggggagaaaccctctgggacaactacttttacatctctccagcgaagtATCGTCAAGCCGtcaataagaaagctggtggaaagtatATAAATAGGCTCGAGCAGAAGACGGCACAGAAGGCgcacaagcctgaggtctcgtatgCGTTTAATCCATTGGATGACATATTTAAATGA